The following proteins come from a genomic window of Terribacillus aidingensis:
- a CDS encoding MFS transporter, protein MHVLRTLHPYSWTIIIGTVFGRMATSMSIPFLAIYLTQVKGASAGFTGLIIAISSLVGILSSFYGGYFSDRFGRKIIIGISIFGWCGVFVGFALADAIWVFFVMNALNGLCRSLFEPTSKALLSDVTDQKNRLLVFNMRYTAINIGVVFGPLLGLYFGSAASTAPFLIAALVYFAYGLVLIFQFLRVKVEEAAAAGANIISVREAFHVTRKDTLFMFLLIGVTISVFGYSHFSATLPQFFAATPSIEDGARLFSMMLTLNALTVLIVQYPIVAIAKKYSLVLSLMLGNILIALSLLSMAFLHEIIWIAAAVILFTIGEVLLFSMSDMFIDEIANPDMKGTYFGAMGFTGFGNVAGPLIGGMLLDHFGAVHPIPIFTIIAFLVIIGAPFLFRVWVMLKGKERNTKPVLKKEHVR, encoded by the coding sequence ATGCACGTTTTACGCACACTCCATCCTTACAGCTGGACAATCATCATTGGAACGGTGTTCGGCAGGATGGCAACTAGTATGAGTATTCCTTTTTTGGCAATTTATCTGACGCAGGTGAAAGGGGCGTCAGCAGGATTCACCGGTTTGATCATCGCTATCAGTTCTTTGGTCGGTATCCTGTCCAGCTTCTATGGCGGATACTTTTCTGATCGATTCGGAAGAAAGATAATCATCGGTATCAGCATATTCGGCTGGTGCGGGGTATTCGTAGGATTCGCGTTGGCGGATGCTATTTGGGTATTCTTTGTCATGAATGCACTGAATGGATTATGCCGTTCGTTGTTCGAGCCAACGTCCAAAGCTCTTTTGTCGGATGTGACCGATCAAAAGAACCGTTTACTTGTTTTCAATATGCGCTATACAGCCATAAATATAGGTGTCGTATTCGGTCCTCTTTTAGGTCTGTACTTTGGTTCGGCTGCTTCTACCGCGCCATTTCTGATAGCCGCTTTGGTTTATTTTGCCTACGGACTTGTACTTATTTTTCAATTTTTACGTGTCAAAGTGGAAGAGGCAGCTGCAGCAGGAGCCAATATAATTAGTGTCCGTGAAGCCTTTCATGTGACGCGAAAGGACACACTGTTTATGTTCCTGCTGATCGGGGTCACCATCAGTGTTTTCGGATATTCACATTTCAGCGCCACTCTGCCTCAGTTTTTCGCAGCTACGCCCAGCATTGAAGATGGAGCACGGCTATTCAGCATGATGCTCACGCTGAATGCGTTGACAGTTCTGATTGTGCAGTACCCAATCGTTGCTATCGCGAAAAAGTATTCACTCGTATTGTCGCTGATGCTCGGAAATATACTGATTGCCCTCAGTTTGCTAAGTATGGCCTTTTTGCACGAGATAATCTGGATTGCAGCTGCGGTCATTCTGTTCACAATCGGAGAAGTGCTGTTATTTTCCATGTCGGATATGTTCATTGATGAGATTGCCAATCCCGATATGAAAGGAACATATTTCGGAGCAATGGGCTTTACAGGATTTGGGAATGTGGCAGGACCGCTGATTGGAGGCATGCTGTTGGATCATTTCGGTGCTGTTCATCCGATTCCAATATTCACAATCATAGCCTTCCTAGTTATTATTGGTGCCCCATTCTTATTCCGAGTTTGGGTAATGCTAAAAGGGAAGGAGAGAAATACGAAACCTGTATTAAAGAAGGAGCATGTTAGATGA
- a CDS encoding DNA-3-methyladenine glycosylase, translating into MTSYPPLPQSFYEQPTLDLAQSLLGCLLVHETPEGITSGYIVETEAYRGALDRAAHSFNNRRTKRTEIMFHTPGHIYTYTMHRQVLLNVVSAEAEIPEAVLIRALEPKEGIALMETRRPGRKTRELTNGPGKLCQAMGIIQSLYGGHFTNPPLYIAPGYSPEQVETGPRIGIPNAQEAKDFPWRFWVHGNRYVSR; encoded by the coding sequence ATGACAAGTTATCCGCCGCTGCCTCAGTCATTTTACGAGCAGCCTACACTAGATTTGGCTCAAAGCTTATTGGGATGCCTGCTTGTACACGAAACACCGGAAGGGATCACATCCGGTTATATCGTAGAGACCGAAGCATACCGAGGGGCACTCGATCGCGCCGCACATAGCTTTAATAACCGGCGAACGAAACGGACGGAAATCATGTTCCATACGCCCGGCCATATATACACGTATACGATGCATCGTCAAGTACTGCTCAATGTAGTAAGTGCAGAGGCTGAGATACCGGAGGCTGTCCTTATACGGGCGCTTGAACCGAAGGAAGGGATAGCACTTATGGAAACACGCAGGCCTGGACGCAAGACGAGGGAGCTGACCAATGGACCTGGGAAGCTTTGCCAGGCAATGGGCATAATCCAGTCACTGTATGGCGGTCATTTCACCAATCCGCCATTATATATAGCTCCTGGGTATTCACCCGAACAGGTGGAAACAGGGCCGAGAATCGGAATTCCGAATGCGCAGGAAGCCAAAGATTTTCCGTGGCGCTTCTGGGTGCATGGGAATAGGTATGTTTCCAGGTGA
- a CDS encoding manganese-dependent inorganic pyrophosphatase → MGKVLVFGHKNPDTDAVTSAIAYAHLKNKLGMEAEAVRLGDLNEETAYALKTFGLEAPRVIEAIDGDAEQVILVDHNEKQQSVSDIDTVSVIEVVDHHRIANFETADPLYYRAEPVGCTATIIKKIYKEHDVEIPKEIAGAMLSAIISDSLLFKSPTCTEQDIKAAKELAEIADVDVDTYGLDMLKAGADVSKKTPEELITLDAKEFQMGNATVEIAQVNVVDEQDVLVRQAEVEAAMKQKITDKGLKLYLFAITNILTNDSTAIAIGADTEAVEKAFQVKLSNNTATLKGVVSRKKQIVPVLTEVMNG, encoded by the coding sequence GTGGGTAAAGTACTCGTCTTCGGACATAAGAACCCGGATACAGATGCGGTTACATCCGCAATTGCATACGCTCATTTGAAAAATAAACTAGGTATGGAAGCAGAAGCAGTCCGCCTGGGAGATTTGAATGAAGAAACAGCATACGCTTTGAAAACCTTCGGATTGGAAGCACCTCGTGTGATTGAGGCAATTGATGGAGATGCTGAGCAAGTCATCTTAGTCGACCATAACGAAAAACAGCAAAGTGTTTCCGATATCGACACAGTTTCTGTAATTGAAGTTGTCGACCACCATCGTATTGCTAATTTTGAAACAGCTGATCCGCTTTATTACCGTGCAGAGCCAGTTGGATGCACAGCAACCATCATCAAGAAAATTTACAAAGAGCATGATGTAGAGATTCCAAAAGAAATCGCAGGTGCGATGCTGAGCGCAATCATCTCTGATTCTCTATTGTTCAAATCACCTACATGTACGGAACAGGACATTAAAGCTGCAAAAGAACTTGCAGAAATTGCAGATGTCGATGTGGATACATACGGCTTGGATATGCTGAAAGCTGGAGCTGATGTAAGCAAGAAAACTCCTGAGGAATTGATCACACTTGATGCGAAAGAATTCCAGATGGGAAATGCAACAGTGGAAATCGCACAAGTAAACGTTGTAGATGAACAGGATGTTCTTGTACGTCAGGCAGAAGTGGAAGCAGCGATGAAGCAAAAAATCACAGATAAAGGCTTGAAGCTCTATCTCTTCGCAATCACAAATATCCTGACAAATGACTCCACTGCTATCGCAATCGGAGCAGATACGGAAGCTGTCGAAAAAGCATTCCAAGTGAAGCTTTCCAATAACACAGCTACACTTAAAGGAGTGGTATCCCGCAAGAAACAAATCGTACCAGTTCTGACAGAAGTCATGAATGGCTAA
- a CDS encoding aldo/keto reductase encodes MKYTAIPGIERPLSKLILGTTKFFKDNKNDVFAVLDAFLQAGGNTIDTGPKYAKYQAEKLIGQWMQERGNREDVILISKGGHYHIDKDGTHHPEMKRVDPAEITKDLHDSLENLQTDFIDIYLIHRDDRSVPVQVLMDMLHEHQQSGKIGVYGVSNWQSDRIEEANAYADAKGYDRLFVNSPNLSLAQLNEVRWAETVALDNDYLTWHRHTGMPVISWASQAGGFFTGTYDRNHVTDEEIARVYYNDDNWKRFDRAAEIAEKKGVTANQIAVAYVLHQEFPTCAIVGCKNVQRLEEALPAVDIELTEEEVKWLNLELADAAVK; translated from the coding sequence ATGAAATATACAGCTATACCAGGAATTGAGCGCCCGCTATCAAAATTAATCCTGGGAACAACAAAATTCTTCAAAGATAATAAAAATGATGTATTCGCTGTTCTGGATGCCTTTTTACAGGCAGGCGGCAATACGATTGATACAGGCCCAAAATACGCAAAATACCAAGCTGAGAAGCTGATTGGTCAGTGGATGCAGGAGCGTGGTAACCGTGAGGATGTGATTCTTATCTCCAAAGGCGGTCATTACCACATTGATAAGGATGGTACACATCACCCGGAAATGAAACGTGTCGATCCTGCCGAAATTACAAAAGACCTGCATGATAGCTTGGAAAATCTGCAGACAGATTTCATCGATATCTATCTCATACATCGCGATGATCGAAGTGTTCCGGTCCAGGTGCTGATGGATATGCTGCATGAGCACCAGCAATCCGGAAAAATCGGTGTATATGGCGTTTCCAATTGGCAGTCCGATCGCATTGAAGAAGCTAATGCCTATGCAGATGCCAAAGGATATGACCGACTGTTTGTAAACAGTCCAAACTTGAGCCTTGCACAGCTGAACGAGGTGCGATGGGCGGAGACAGTAGCTCTGGATAATGACTATCTCACCTGGCATCGCCATACAGGCATGCCTGTCATTTCCTGGGCGTCGCAGGCAGGCGGTTTCTTTACCGGTACTTATGATAGGAATCATGTGACAGATGAAGAAATTGCCCGAGTTTATTACAATGATGACAACTGGAAACGTTTTGACCGTGCAGCAGAAATTGCCGAGAAAAAAGGCGTGACAGCAAATCAGATTGCGGTCGCTTATGTCCTGCATCAAGAATTCCCGACATGTGCCATTGTCGGATGTAAAAATGTACAACGATTAGAAGAAGCACTGCCGGCAGTTGATATCGAACTGACAGAGGAAGAAGTAAAGTGGCTGAATCTGGAGCTTGCGGATGCCGCAGTAAAGTAG
- a CDS encoding shikimate kinase produces MSRQHIPVRAKNIVLIGFMGVGKTTIGKMVADKLYRDFIDVDIEIERRYNKTIPEIFAQHGEGYFREIERNTVIDICDNKQCNIVSLGGGAFKQEAIREKCLDSCLVLFLDLSWDRWKERMDLLIENRPVLHNKSVDEVQQIFDERQAIYAEHNARVTTDNLNPEEVADYIVEILKLGWELHQPLSS; encoded by the coding sequence ATGAGCAGACAGCATATACCCGTGCGGGCGAAGAATATCGTCCTGATCGGATTCATGGGTGTCGGGAAAACGACCATCGGCAAAATGGTTGCCGATAAACTTTACAGAGATTTCATCGACGTCGATATCGAAATCGAACGCCGTTATAACAAGACAATACCAGAAATATTCGCTCAGCATGGTGAAGGATATTTTCGGGAGATTGAACGGAATACCGTTATTGATATTTGTGATAATAAACAATGTAATATCGTTTCTCTCGGCGGTGGCGCTTTTAAGCAAGAAGCCATCCGGGAAAAATGTCTCGACAGCTGTCTGGTGCTCTTCCTTGATTTGAGCTGGGACCGCTGGAAGGAACGTATGGATCTTCTGATTGAAAACCGTCCTGTATTGCATAATAAGTCTGTCGACGAAGTCCAGCAGATTTTCGACGAACGGCAAGCGATATATGCAGAACATAATGCGCGGGTTACAACCGATAATCTGAATCCCGAGGAAGTTGCGGATTATATCGTAGAAATACTGAAGCTGGGCTGGGAACTACATCAGCCGCTATCCTCCTGA
- a CDS encoding glycosyltransferase family 8 protein, with protein MHHKDTIHVVSSADNNYAHHLGVMLASLLTNVNKNRRVMLYVIDGGITKPNKRMLMKTTMQFGVPIRFLSIDTESYKNATESRYINKTAYYRISIPEVITDPSVERVIYIDCDTLVLTDIAQLHDIELDGSLMAAVEDAGQLQRLEKMNITTEGKYFNSGMMVIDMEGWRKQNISNRVLQFIDENNDPEFLYLHDQDALNAILWDKWKPIHPRWNAQSFIILKTKTPRELAERKRYKEARQSPAIVHFTGANKPWNSDVGHPFAPLYFEFLQQTPWKVLPEKKEQEVYAD; from the coding sequence TTGCATCACAAAGATACGATTCATGTTGTTTCCAGTGCGGATAATAATTATGCCCACCACCTCGGTGTGATGCTGGCATCACTGCTTACAAATGTCAATAAGAACAGACGAGTCATGCTATATGTAATCGACGGGGGCATAACAAAGCCAAATAAACGGATGCTGATGAAAACAACGATGCAATTCGGTGTTCCAATCCGTTTCCTATCCATAGATACAGAATCCTATAAGAATGCAACAGAAAGCAGATATATCAATAAAACGGCTTACTACCGTATCTCCATTCCCGAGGTCATAACAGATCCGAGTGTGGAACGAGTCATCTATATCGACTGCGATACGCTTGTGTTGACGGATATCGCCCAGCTGCACGATATCGAGCTGGATGGAAGTCTGATGGCAGCAGTAGAAGATGCCGGCCAGCTTCAGCGTTTGGAGAAAATGAATATAACCACAGAAGGCAAGTACTTTAATTCGGGTATGATGGTCATTGACATGGAAGGCTGGCGCAAACAGAATATATCGAATAGAGTGCTACAATTTATTGACGAAAACAATGATCCAGAGTTTCTTTACTTGCATGATCAGGATGCCTTGAATGCGATCCTATGGGATAAATGGAAGCCGATCCACCCGAGATGGAATGCGCAATCCTTCATCATCCTAAAAACGAAAACACCAAGGGAATTAGCAGAGCGCAAGCGTTATAAAGAAGCTCGCCAATCTCCAGCTATCGTTCATTTTACTGGTGCGAATAAACCATGGAATTCAGATGTCGGACATCCATTTGCTCCGCTATATTTTGAATTCCTGCAGCAGACACCATGGAAAGTACTTCCCGAAAAAAAGGAACAAGAAGTGTACGCGGACTAA
- a CDS encoding transcription repressor NadR, giving the protein MGQEKKKLLGSTRRKWLLNKLQTADGPLKGSELAEEANVSRQVIVGDVTLLKAEQHPIIATSEGYVLQQHPVYSVERIVACQHAPERTEEELQLLVDLGVTVKDVRVEHPVYGQITASIMVSSRREVKKFIERIANSKAGYLSELTDGIHLHTLAANDESVMEEAIELLSHHGFLVPEWD; this is encoded by the coding sequence ATGGGCCAGGAAAAAAAGAAGTTATTGGGAAGTACGCGCAGAAAGTGGTTATTGAATAAGCTGCAGACAGCAGACGGTCCGCTCAAGGGGAGCGAACTGGCAGAGGAGGCAAATGTCAGCAGGCAAGTGATTGTAGGTGATGTGACGCTGCTGAAGGCAGAGCAGCATCCGATCATTGCTACTAGTGAGGGATATGTCCTGCAGCAGCATCCTGTCTATTCAGTCGAAAGGATCGTAGCTTGTCAGCATGCGCCTGAACGGACAGAAGAAGAGCTGCAATTGCTCGTAGACTTAGGTGTGACAGTGAAGGATGTCCGGGTGGAGCATCCTGTTTATGGACAGATAACGGCTTCTATCATGGTTTCCAGTCGAAGGGAAGTAAAGAAGTTCATCGAAAGGATAGCTAACAGCAAAGCAGGTTATTTATCCGAGCTGACGGACGGAATCCATCTGCATACATTGGCAGCAAATGATGAGTCAGTAATGGAGGAAGCGATTGAGTTGTTGAGCCATCATGGTTTTTTGGTACCAGAGTGGGATTGA
- a CDS encoding SDR family oxidoreductase — protein MQKTVVITGANSGMGFATAVSLARRGYTVCMLCRSEERGMQALNEAKQQSGSENMYLYVCDLASFTSIHACAEALKAQHPVIDVLINNAGVVTTRKQFTADGLEMMMGVNHLGHFLLTNLLLEQIKAATQGRVVVVSSGAYKIGKINLDDLGGVESFTPWQNYGHSKLANLLFTKELSLRLYHSNATVNAVHPGAVSTSLGVDRQTGFGKKIHQLLRPFFQSPADGADTALYLAESSEVQHVTGGYFYKRQIQEVKGQADDDELAKQLWAMSERKVGLTV, from the coding sequence ATGCAAAAAACAGTCGTAATCACCGGCGCGAATTCCGGTATGGGATTTGCCACAGCTGTGTCGTTAGCCAGAAGAGGATATACCGTATGTATGCTGTGCCGCTCTGAAGAACGAGGCATGCAAGCTCTGAACGAAGCTAAACAGCAAAGCGGTTCAGAGAATATGTATCTATATGTATGCGACTTGGCATCCTTCACTAGTATTCACGCCTGTGCAGAAGCATTGAAAGCCCAACACCCTGTTATTGATGTACTTATCAACAATGCCGGCGTCGTGACAACAAGAAAACAATTCACTGCTGATGGTTTGGAGATGATGATGGGTGTGAATCATCTTGGCCACTTCCTGTTGACTAATTTGCTGTTAGAACAGATCAAAGCCGCAACTCAAGGGCGTGTGGTCGTTGTATCTTCCGGTGCTTATAAGATTGGAAAAATAAATCTGGATGATCTAGGCGGAGTTGAATCCTTTACACCATGGCAAAATTACGGGCACAGCAAACTTGCTAATCTTTTATTCACCAAGGAACTTTCTCTCCGTCTTTATCATTCAAATGCCACTGTGAATGCAGTACACCCTGGAGCAGTGAGCACGAGTCTCGGTGTAGACAGGCAGACCGGCTTCGGTAAAAAGATCCATCAGCTCCTCCGCCCATTTTTCCAATCGCCTGCAGACGGAGCAGACACTGCCCTGTATCTTGCGGAAAGCTCAGAAGTGCAGCATGTAACGGGAGGATATTTTTATAAGCGGCAGATCCAGGAAGTAAAGGGACAGGCAGATGATGATGAACTAGCTAAGCAGCTTTGGGCAATGAGCGAAAGAAAAGTGGGATTGACCGTATGA
- a CDS encoding flavin reductase family protein, whose product MFTFNANDLSAKTHYKILTGSIIPRPVAFVTTKSPESEVVNAAPFSYFSIVSANPPLISISIQRAAGKQKDTARHAIGSGELVVHISTESIVDELNKTAAALPSEESELDHTSLTLTPSTYVSVPGITEASIRMECTLYDHLEIKDDDGAITADLLLAKVAGYHLSPEVYDENTGYLDAKAIQPISRLAGNDYSKLGELFTLKRPE is encoded by the coding sequence TTGTTTACATTCAACGCAAATGATCTTTCAGCAAAGACACATTACAAAATACTCACAGGGAGCATCATCCCAAGACCCGTAGCTTTCGTCACGACCAAGTCACCAGAATCAGAAGTAGTCAATGCTGCTCCCTTCAGTTACTTTTCGATTGTCAGCGCGAATCCGCCGCTTATTAGCATTTCGATTCAGCGTGCAGCAGGCAAACAAAAGGATACAGCACGTCATGCTATTGGATCCGGCGAGCTTGTTGTCCATATCAGCACAGAGTCAATCGTGGATGAATTGAACAAAACCGCCGCTGCGCTGCCTTCCGAAGAAAGTGAGCTTGACCACACGAGCTTGACACTCACTCCGAGCACATATGTCTCGGTTCCCGGAATTACGGAAGCGTCTATCAGGATGGAATGCACCTTGTATGATCATCTTGAGATAAAAGACGATGATGGAGCTATTACAGCAGACTTATTGCTCGCAAAGGTGGCTGGGTATCATCTGTCACCAGAAGTTTATGATGAGAATACCGGCTATCTGGATGCAAAAGCCATCCAGCCAATCAGTCGCTTGGCAGGTAATGATTACAGTAAACTTGGAGAGCTATTCACACTAAAACGTCCAGAATAA
- a CDS encoding YueI family protein, whose amino-acid sequence MKKDINDYLNEGIYGTKETKASERKEYLGTLRERTILALTEGEVVQQKGLKQLENAMKSYPDACLRFSGEVTLRFFKPYKTLATSYRIPYTSVTNQGVDVDIALVLHVDHAIDKTDIFLHEEEKTTEKTNKSAHSFTSVLKNIFKR is encoded by the coding sequence TTGAAAAAAGATATAAATGATTACCTAAACGAAGGAATATATGGAACAAAAGAAACGAAGGCAAGTGAAAGGAAAGAGTATTTGGGGACATTGCGGGAAAGAACGATCCTTGCACTGACAGAGGGAGAAGTCGTCCAGCAGAAGGGATTAAAACAGCTGGAGAATGCTATGAAAAGCTACCCCGATGCATGCTTGCGCTTTTCCGGAGAAGTCACGCTGCGTTTCTTCAAGCCGTACAAGACCCTCGCTACTTCATACCGCATCCCGTACACATCCGTTACGAATCAGGGTGTCGATGTGGATATTGCACTCGTTCTGCATGTTGATCATGCAATTGATAAAACGGACATCTTTTTACACGAGGAAGAAAAAACGACAGAAAAGACCAATAAATCGGCGCACTCCTTTACATCCGTGCTTAAGAATATCTTCAAAAGGTAA
- a CDS encoding LytTR family transcriptional regulator DNA-binding domain-containing protein, giving the protein MTTLQFENLSKTSHNTMLLPPIDIELKAGECYVIRCNKVIGSQLLKIINKQENPSTGSVLLFGENIENLRSVNDRIGFLYLDDAVYTRMKVKEYLSFFRKLYGSSVDIGEVIQQIGLREWQLTKISKLTFSQERRLKIGRLLIQDQPVLIMEEPEQNVDLETSLIIHRIINELKEKGKTILLTTIDLENALALTNYVYTLTDKSCKRIAVEEENEELAAGEEVIQPVKLEKIPAKIDDKIILFNPFDINFIESSEGVAQLHLQDGVYPCTYTLQELEERLRAFGFFRCHRSYLVNLQQVKEVVTWTRNSFSLILDDHSRSSVPLSKNRFEELKGMLGL; this is encoded by the coding sequence ATGACTACACTGCAATTCGAAAATCTCAGTAAAACATCTCATAATACGATGCTTCTGCCTCCAATCGATATTGAGCTAAAAGCTGGTGAATGTTATGTCATTCGCTGTAATAAAGTGATTGGAAGTCAGCTGCTGAAAATAATTAACAAACAAGAAAACCCATCTACCGGTAGTGTACTACTATTTGGTGAAAATATCGAAAACCTGCGTTCTGTGAATGATCGGATTGGCTTCCTGTATCTCGATGATGCAGTATATACAAGGATGAAGGTGAAGGAGTATCTAAGTTTCTTTCGGAAGCTTTACGGCAGCAGCGTCGATATTGGTGAGGTGATTCAGCAAATAGGCTTGCGTGAGTGGCAATTAACTAAAATAAGCAAACTGACTTTTTCGCAGGAACGGCGCTTGAAAATTGGCAGGCTCCTCATACAGGATCAGCCGGTTTTGATTATGGAAGAGCCGGAACAAAATGTCGATCTCGAAACAAGCTTGATCATTCACCGCATCATCAACGAGCTGAAAGAAAAAGGTAAAACGATCCTTCTTACTACTATAGACTTGGAAAATGCATTAGCACTTACCAATTATGTATATACCTTGACGGATAAGAGCTGTAAACGAATAGCTGTCGAAGAGGAAAATGAAGAACTGGCAGCTGGCGAAGAAGTAATCCAACCGGTCAAGCTGGAGAAGATTCCAGCAAAAATCGATGATAAGATCATTCTTTTCAATCCTTTTGATATTAACTTTATTGAAAGCAGTGAAGGGGTGGCACAGCTGCATCTTCAAGACGGAGTCTATCCGTGTACCTATACATTACAAGAATTAGAGGAACGTCTGCGAGCGTTCGGCTTCTTCCGCTGTCATCGTTCTTACCTAGTGAATCTGCAGCAGGTGAAGGAAGTGGTGACCTGGACAAGAAACAGTTTCAGTTTGATCCTTGATGATCATTCACGCAGTTCGGTTCCGCTGTCTAAGAATCGATTTGAGGAATTAAAGGGTATGCTCGGGCTGTAA
- a CDS encoding ABC transporter ATP-binding protein: MDYALQVKDLSKVFGQQRALQQVSFNVKKGEVFGFLGPSGSGKTTTVKILTGQLMQTAGEVNILGKPAAKMKDADLGRIGILTDNSGLYERMTVQQNLDFYAKLYSAAAGRVEEVLQLVGLAEDKKKPVKKLSKGMKQRVLLARAVLHKPEVLFLDEPTSALDPGNVQKMHDLLRDLNREGTTIFLTTHNMEEAAQLCDRVAFLHEGRIREMDAPNQLQRKYAKNTIHLELKDGRSETIENDKAGAEKLYRYMQAEEVLAVHSDQPTLGDIFIEVTGRKLA, translated from the coding sequence ATGGACTACGCATTACAAGTGAAGGATCTGTCCAAGGTATTCGGACAGCAGCGGGCATTGCAGCAAGTCTCATTTAATGTAAAAAAAGGTGAGGTCTTCGGTTTTTTGGGGCCTAGTGGATCTGGGAAGACAACGACAGTCAAAATTTTGACTGGTCAGCTTATGCAGACAGCTGGGGAAGTTAATATACTTGGCAAACCAGCTGCTAAAATGAAAGATGCTGACTTAGGCAGAATAGGTATCCTGACTGACAATAGCGGACTGTATGAGCGGATGACGGTGCAACAGAATCTGGATTTCTATGCAAAGCTTTATAGTGCTGCAGCTGGAAGAGTAGAAGAGGTTCTGCAGCTGGTTGGCTTAGCAGAAGATAAGAAGAAGCCGGTAAAAAAACTGTCAAAAGGTATGAAGCAGCGTGTGCTTCTTGCTCGTGCTGTTCTGCATAAACCGGAAGTTCTATTCCTGGATGAACCGACTTCTGCTTTAGATCCTGGAAATGTCCAAAAAATGCATGATCTTTTAAGGGATTTAAACCGCGAAGGGACGACGATTTTCCTGACCACCCACAATATGGAGGAAGCTGCACAGCTGTGCGACCGGGTTGCATTTCTTCATGAAGGACGAATACGGGAGATGGATGCACCGAACCAATTACAGCGCAAATATGCAAAAAACACAATTCACCTGGAATTGAAAGATGGTCGCAGCGAAACTATCGAGAATGATAAGGCTGGAGCGGAAAAACTGTATCGATACATGCAGGCAGAGGAAGTCCTTGCTGTGCATTCCGATCAGCCGACATTGGGAGATATATTTATTGAAGTAACAGGGAGGAAATTAGCATGA
- a CDS encoding ABC transporter permease, with protein sequence MNAARISAMLVKEYHDMKSNVQVLSILIVPIFLAILYSRMDGEQDFAASFVFIITVTFVTMYVQALLLAEEKEKNTLQVLLLSPASSADIMVGKSIISVILTIIMFVVSMLIINVSVESPVMLSVILLIAVILFVALGTLVGLLSENLVQTTVYLLPLSFVFGFGPMIQMYFSEGIVADILGYTPGSFMMEACLAAISGEAFSAYREDVIWLVGWTAAALVITFITFKKKSLSN encoded by the coding sequence ATGAATGCTGCTCGAATATCCGCAATGCTTGTGAAAGAATATCATGATATGAAATCTAATGTTCAAGTACTATCAATCCTGATTGTACCTATATTTTTGGCCATCCTTTATAGTAGGATGGATGGCGAACAGGACTTTGCAGCTTCCTTTGTCTTTATTATTACTGTTACGTTTGTCACAATGTATGTTCAGGCTCTGTTGCTGGCAGAAGAGAAAGAAAAAAATACGCTGCAGGTATTGTTGCTTTCACCTGCTAGCTCTGCTGATATCATGGTCGGTAAAAGCATCATTTCTGTTATCTTGACGATTATTATGTTCGTGGTATCCATGCTGATTATAAACGTAAGTGTAGAAAGTCCGGTCATGCTCTCCGTCATTCTGCTAATCGCTGTCATCCTCTTTGTTGCATTGGGAACCTTAGTTGGTTTGCTTAGTGAAAATCTTGTTCAGACTACGGTATATCTATTACCGTTAAGCTTTGTATTCGGGTTTGGTCCTATGATCCAGATGTATTTCTCAGAGGGCATAGTGGCAGATATTTTAGGCTATACACCAGGAAGTTTCATGATGGAAGCGTGTTTGGCAGCAATTAGCGGGGAGGCGTTTTCGGCTTATCGAGAAGACGTTATCTGGCTTGTTGGATGGACGGCTGCTGCTTTAGTAATAACCTTCATTACCTTCAAAAAGAAAAGTCTATCCAATTAA